One window of Sardina pilchardus chromosome 2, fSarPil1.1, whole genome shotgun sequence genomic DNA carries:
- the LOC134073681 gene encoding ciliary microtubule-associated protein 2-like isoform X2, producing the protein MLGVLDRFDISGVHPKRKQIGTFTEVAHCKRFTDDLVSSLGPGRYEVDAGDLSQRALRSETAGQARRKQLGANMPHILHRKSWSTQCQLRDALGPGKYHLKSFVDVLKEKPSSARGVCDSLEDRFKEYIKKYPAGPGSYGKGGIPSSLLDERRSRPTGSCATMDFNAGVERFPERPVDCGLYPGTYKMKSFTELILEHHVGKKGPYEIFTGRRDKPINAGYFAAPRTATVNPGQFFLPPMFGDGLKKQRQHGKLGQMERFATVPSERIFHSTLAQRPEPANWPGPCDYMIAPLSRVENSNPPPFFSPTRRFGPIVGKALQGSSCIAGPGRYNIGQKASKNYKKGSTAFKSRTKRYLDNIDQDTFGQEKLRPFNIPAEQRPYHRRPDEAVACSTAAF; encoded by the exons ATGCTAGGCGTACTCGACAG GTTTGATATTTCTGGGGTTCACCCTAAAAGAAAGCAGATTGGGACATTCACAGAAGTTGCACATTGCAAAAGATTCACTGATGATCTG GTGAGCAGCCTGGGCCCAGGTAGATATGAGGTGGATGCTGGCGACCTCAGTCAGCGTGCTCTGCGGAGCGAGACGGCAGGGCAGGCCCGGAGGAAGCAGCTGGGGGCTAACATGCCTCACATTCTCCATCGGAAGTCATGGTCCACCCAGTGCCAGCTG AGAGATGCACTTGGACCTGGGAAATACCACCTCAAAAGTTTTGTTGATGTACTGAAGGAGAAACCCAGCAGtgcgaggggtgtgtgtgattctcttGAGGACAGATTCAAGGAATATATTAAG AAGTATCCCGCGGGCCCAGGGAGTTATGGGAAAGGGGGCATCCCTAGCAGTCTGCTGGACGAGAGGAGGTCCAGACCCACGGGCAGCTGTGCCACCATGGACTTCAACGCTGGAGTGGAGCGGTTCCCAGAGAGACCAGTG GACTGTGGTTTGTATCCTGGCACTTACAAGATGAAGTCCTTCACTGAGTTAATCCTGGAGCACCATGTCGGTAAGAAAGGGCCATATGAGATTTTCACAGGCCGAAGAGACAAACCCATCAACGCTGGATACTTTGCAGCTCCG AGAACAGCTACTGTGAATCCAGGACAATTCTTCCTGCCACCCATGTTTGGCGACGGGCTCAAGAAGCAGAGGCAACATGGCAAATTGGGCCAAATGGAGCGCTTCGCCACTGTGCCGAGTGAACGCATCTTCCACAGCACACTGGCACAGAGACCTGAACCAGCA AACTGGCCTGGCCCTTGTGACTACATGATCGCTCCTCTCTCCAGGGTGGAGAACAGTAATCCGCCCCCGTTCTTCTCCCCCACGCGTCGCTTCGGCCCAATCGTTGGGAAAGCGTTGCAGGGCAGCTCT TGTATTGCGGGCCCAGGCCGCTACAACATCGGCCAAAAAGCGTCTAAGAACTACAAAAAAGGAAGCACTGCTTTTAAGTCACGGACAAAGAGATACTTGGACAACATAGACCAGGATACCTTTGGCCA GGAGAAACTGAGGCCATTCAACATCCCAGCTGAGCAGAGGCCCTATCACAGGCGCCCAGATGAGGCTGTGGCATGTTCTACGGCTGCCTTCTAG
- the LOC134073681 gene encoding ciliary microtubule-associated protein 2-like isoform X1 has translation MEQKLFKGAPFGTQSARFDISGVHPKRKQIGTFTEVAHCKRFTDDLVSSLGPGRYEVDAGDLSQRALRSETAGQARRKQLGANMPHILHRKSWSTQCQLRDALGPGKYHLKSFVDVLKEKPSSARGVCDSLEDRFKEYIKKYPAGPGSYGKGGIPSSLLDERRSRPTGSCATMDFNAGVERFPERPVDCGLYPGTYKMKSFTELILEHHVGKKGPYEIFTGRRDKPINAGYFAAPRTATVNPGQFFLPPMFGDGLKKQRQHGKLGQMERFATVPSERIFHSTLAQRPEPANWPGPCDYMIAPLSRVENSNPPPFFSPTRRFGPIVGKALQGSSCIAGPGRYNIGQKASKNYKKGSTAFKSRTKRYLDNIDQDTFGQEKLRPFNIPAEQRPYHRRPDEAVACSTAAF, from the exons ATGGAGCAAAAACTATTCAAGGGAGCTCCATTTGGGACACAGTCAGCAAG GTTTGATATTTCTGGGGTTCACCCTAAAAGAAAGCAGATTGGGACATTCACAGAAGTTGCACATTGCAAAAGATTCACTGATGATCTG GTGAGCAGCCTGGGCCCAGGTAGATATGAGGTGGATGCTGGCGACCTCAGTCAGCGTGCTCTGCGGAGCGAGACGGCAGGGCAGGCCCGGAGGAAGCAGCTGGGGGCTAACATGCCTCACATTCTCCATCGGAAGTCATGGTCCACCCAGTGCCAGCTG AGAGATGCACTTGGACCTGGGAAATACCACCTCAAAAGTTTTGTTGATGTACTGAAGGAGAAACCCAGCAGtgcgaggggtgtgtgtgattctcttGAGGACAGATTCAAGGAATATATTAAG AAGTATCCCGCGGGCCCAGGGAGTTATGGGAAAGGGGGCATCCCTAGCAGTCTGCTGGACGAGAGGAGGTCCAGACCCACGGGCAGCTGTGCCACCATGGACTTCAACGCTGGAGTGGAGCGGTTCCCAGAGAGACCAGTG GACTGTGGTTTGTATCCTGGCACTTACAAGATGAAGTCCTTCACTGAGTTAATCCTGGAGCACCATGTCGGTAAGAAAGGGCCATATGAGATTTTCACAGGCCGAAGAGACAAACCCATCAACGCTGGATACTTTGCAGCTCCG AGAACAGCTACTGTGAATCCAGGACAATTCTTCCTGCCACCCATGTTTGGCGACGGGCTCAAGAAGCAGAGGCAACATGGCAAATTGGGCCAAATGGAGCGCTTCGCCACTGTGCCGAGTGAACGCATCTTCCACAGCACACTGGCACAGAGACCTGAACCAGCA AACTGGCCTGGCCCTTGTGACTACATGATCGCTCCTCTCTCCAGGGTGGAGAACAGTAATCCGCCCCCGTTCTTCTCCCCCACGCGTCGCTTCGGCCCAATCGTTGGGAAAGCGTTGCAGGGCAGCTCT TGTATTGCGGGCCCAGGCCGCTACAACATCGGCCAAAAAGCGTCTAAGAACTACAAAAAAGGAAGCACTGCTTTTAAGTCACGGACAAAGAGATACTTGGACAACATAGACCAGGATACCTTTGGCCA GGAGAAACTGAGGCCATTCAACATCCCAGCTGAGCAGAGGCCCTATCACAGGCGCCCAGATGAGGCTGTGGCATGTTCTACGGCTGCCTTCTAG
- the LOC134073466 gene encoding leucine rich adaptor protein 1-like isoform X2, translating to MTFSTLQIDTVHLAMEEVIHSGTCPELKDLEVKLGMKTPESLLRCMREDYTSDERALDTDERLSMILPEELFEKMKSLKLQMEQVRSADVRILRQLLSLHEGVEMLRWLQGDRSTLTSLTGSLTGSQSSLGEAAVMVHEPGGESPGCCPSTPPESTHRPCPSPSGSAQCSTSCDGSSEISNQACSTVSSPSAPTASSHEGGPADLKVLAAVLQRPTKMDCSKDQFVGTASSDDSGLAQSRVVKGEVIDHSEGGIPSTQGEPELSLGQSEALLGYDTHWCWVESKDDVTFL from the exons ATGACTTTTAGCACACTCCAGATTGACACAGTTCATCTAGCTATGGAAGAAGTTATACATTCTGGGACATGTCCTGAATTAAAAGATTTGGAAGTAAAACTTGGCATGAAGACACCGGAGAGTTTGTTGAGATGCATGAGGGAGGATTACACAAGTGATGAACGCGCCCTGGATACTGATGAGAGACTGTCCATGATTCTTCCCGAGGAACTTTTTGAGAAAATGAAAAGCCTGAAACTTCAGATG GAGCAGGTGCGATCGGCAGACGTGAGAATTTTGCGCCAGTTGCTGTCCCTGCATGAAGGTGTGGAGATGCTCCGATGGCTACAGGGTGATCGGAGCACCCTCACCAGTCTAACGGGTAGCCTGACAGGCAGTCAGTCCAGCCTGGGAGAGGCGGCTGTTATGGTCCACGAACCCGGTGGCGAGTCCCCCGGCTGTTGCCCAAGTACACCACCTGAATCTACACACAGGCCGTGTCCCTCGCCCTCCGGGTCCGCGCAGTGCTCTACATCATGTGACGGTTCTAGTGAGATCTCTAATCAAGCCTGCTCAACAGTGTCCAGTCCATCTGCTCCAACAGCCTCATCACATGAGGGTGGCCCAGCGGATCTCAAAGTACTAGCTGCCGTTCTCCAGAGGCCCACCAAGATGGACTGCAGCAAAGATCAGTTTGTAGGCACTGCGTCATCTGATGACAGTGGGCTGGCTCAAAGCAGAGTTGTGAAGGGTGAAGTGATTGACCACAGTGAGGGAGGTATCCCGTCTACCCAGGGGGAACCTGAGCTCTCCTTAGGTCAGAGTGAGGCCCTGCTGGGCTATGATACACACTGGTGCTGGGTGGAGTCAAAGGATGATGTGACCTTCCTATGA
- the LOC134073466 gene encoding leucine rich adaptor protein 1-like isoform X1, with the protein MTFSTLQIDTVHLAMEEVIHSGTCPELKDLEVKLGMKTPESLLRCMREDYTSDERALDTDERLSMILPEELFEKMKSLKLQMLHLLQEQVRSADVRILRQLLSLHEGVEMLRWLQGDRSTLTSLTGSLTGSQSSLGEAAVMVHEPGGESPGCCPSTPPESTHRPCPSPSGSAQCSTSCDGSSEISNQACSTVSSPSAPTASSHEGGPADLKVLAAVLQRPTKMDCSKDQFVGTASSDDSGLAQSRVVKGEVIDHSEGGIPSTQGEPELSLGQSEALLGYDTHWCWVESKDDVTFL; encoded by the exons ATGACTTTTAGCACACTCCAGATTGACACAGTTCATCTAGCTATGGAAGAAGTTATACATTCTGGGACATGTCCTGAATTAAAAGATTTGGAAGTAAAACTTGGCATGAAGACACCGGAGAGTTTGTTGAGATGCATGAGGGAGGATTACACAAGTGATGAACGCGCCCTGGATACTGATGAGAGACTGTCCATGATTCTTCCCGAGGAACTTTTTGAGAAAATGAAAAGCCTGAAACTTCAGATG TTACATCTCTTACAGGAGCAGGTGCGATCGGCAGACGTGAGAATTTTGCGCCAGTTGCTGTCCCTGCATGAAGGTGTGGAGATGCTCCGATGGCTACAGGGTGATCGGAGCACCCTCACCAGTCTAACGGGTAGCCTGACAGGCAGTCAGTCCAGCCTGGGAGAGGCGGCTGTTATGGTCCACGAACCCGGTGGCGAGTCCCCCGGCTGTTGCCCAAGTACACCACCTGAATCTACACACAGGCCGTGTCCCTCGCCCTCCGGGTCCGCGCAGTGCTCTACATCATGTGACGGTTCTAGTGAGATCTCTAATCAAGCCTGCTCAACAGTGTCCAGTCCATCTGCTCCAACAGCCTCATCACATGAGGGTGGCCCAGCGGATCTCAAAGTACTAGCTGCCGTTCTCCAGAGGCCCACCAAGATGGACTGCAGCAAAGATCAGTTTGTAGGCACTGCGTCATCTGATGACAGTGGGCTGGCTCAAAGCAGAGTTGTGAAGGGTGAAGTGATTGACCACAGTGAGGGAGGTATCCCGTCTACCCAGGGGGAACCTGAGCTCTCCTTAGGTCAGAGTGAGGCCCTGCTGGGCTATGATACACACTGGTGCTGGGTGGAGTCAAAGGATGATGTGACCTTCCTATGA
- the LOC134073466 gene encoding leucine rich adaptor protein 1-like isoform X3, translating to MTFSTLQIDTVHLAMEEVIHSGTCPELKDLEVKLGMKTPESLLRCMREDYTSDERALDTDERLSMILPEELFEKMKSLKLQMVRSADVRILRQLLSLHEGVEMLRWLQGDRSTLTSLTGSLTGSQSSLGEAAVMVHEPGGESPGCCPSTPPESTHRPCPSPSGSAQCSTSCDGSSEISNQACSTVSSPSAPTASSHEGGPADLKVLAAVLQRPTKMDCSKDQFVGTASSDDSGLAQSRVVKGEVIDHSEGGIPSTQGEPELSLGQSEALLGYDTHWCWVESKDDVTFL from the exons ATGACTTTTAGCACACTCCAGATTGACACAGTTCATCTAGCTATGGAAGAAGTTATACATTCTGGGACATGTCCTGAATTAAAAGATTTGGAAGTAAAACTTGGCATGAAGACACCGGAGAGTTTGTTGAGATGCATGAGGGAGGATTACACAAGTGATGAACGCGCCCTGGATACTGATGAGAGACTGTCCATGATTCTTCCCGAGGAACTTTTTGAGAAAATGAAAAGCCTGAAACTTCAGATG GTGCGATCGGCAGACGTGAGAATTTTGCGCCAGTTGCTGTCCCTGCATGAAGGTGTGGAGATGCTCCGATGGCTACAGGGTGATCGGAGCACCCTCACCAGTCTAACGGGTAGCCTGACAGGCAGTCAGTCCAGCCTGGGAGAGGCGGCTGTTATGGTCCACGAACCCGGTGGCGAGTCCCCCGGCTGTTGCCCAAGTACACCACCTGAATCTACACACAGGCCGTGTCCCTCGCCCTCCGGGTCCGCGCAGTGCTCTACATCATGTGACGGTTCTAGTGAGATCTCTAATCAAGCCTGCTCAACAGTGTCCAGTCCATCTGCTCCAACAGCCTCATCACATGAGGGTGGCCCAGCGGATCTCAAAGTACTAGCTGCCGTTCTCCAGAGGCCCACCAAGATGGACTGCAGCAAAGATCAGTTTGTAGGCACTGCGTCATCTGATGACAGTGGGCTGGCTCAAAGCAGAGTTGTGAAGGGTGAAGTGATTGACCACAGTGAGGGAGGTATCCCGTCTACCCAGGGGGAACCTGAGCTCTCCTTAGGTCAGAGTGAGGCCCTGCTGGGCTATGATACACACTGGTGCTGGGTGGAGTCAAAGGATGATGTGACCTTCCTATGA
- the LOC134073502 gene encoding E3 ubiquitin-protein ligase TRIM41-like isoform X2 → MADSMSLDEDLICAVCRDIFVEPVTLPCGHNYCEECVNQLKRSSTEDESRRYTCPLCLAPCDVSIAFKKNIVLHNILEKYHKTRSSGHDCSICKGEQKLPAEKTCLNCEESYCTLHIMPHCENSVLRQHVLVNPISNISKLCKSHGKELELYCQTDHVALCVYCMLPSEAKHTEGHSVVKLSDATTNLKENCQAKLSDVRGNLSEVEQCLSDIENAASTSKKLEDQQADCTSFLGRIKLFLDFEEQAWQKRFSVDLVLESKNLKLRVEKLMKMKGRLAEALEGLQQALAIQDPLLLLQTSQSTDWGDLYESESCTRQLQEVREWRGPKPAASAKIMPLFQTLRGTFSGDDIKLNPRSAHPGLELCVASGSLWLSKNKEHAGGPYSVLGCDAFRGGVHHWEVVVTDVPGWTVGISYAPRQGEAASAGFGSDASWALSYTESRGQFCAEHGWYKFCFTNPAPGLPSRIGVFLDVDSGILSFYDALRLEHLHTFYCCLQAPVYAAFSIDVELEGESLTKISVINPEKNQ, encoded by the exons ATGGCTGACAGTATGTCTTTGGACGAGGATCTCATTTGTGCAGTTTGTCGGGACATATTTGTGGAACCAGTTACCTTGCCATGTGGACACAACTATTGTGAAGAATGCGTCAATCAGTTAAAAAGATCATCGACTGAAGATGAATCACGGCGCTACACATGTCCACTTTGTTTAGCGCCGTGTGATGTGAGCATAGCTTTTAAGAAGAATATCGTCCTCCACAACATCCTGGAAAAATACCACAAAACCCGATCAAGTGGCCACGATTGTAGCATTTGCAAAGGCGAGCAGAAACTTCCGGCTGAAAAGACGTGTCTGAATTGTGAGGAGTCCTACTGCACCCTTCATATTATGCCACATTGTGAGAACAGTGTTCTGCGACAACACGTGCTTGTAAATCCTATATCCAACATCAGCAAATTGTGTAAATCACACGGAAAGGAGCTTGAACTTTACTGCCAGACAGACCAcgttgccctgtgtgtgtactgcatgttgCCTTCAGAGGCTAAACACACAGAAGGACACAGTGTCGTCAAATTGTCAGATGCAACAACAAATCTGAAG GAGAATTGCCAAGCCAAGCTTTCTGATGTAAGAGGAAATTTGTCAGAAGTAGAACAATGTCTGTCAGATATTGAGAACGCTGCATCCACTTCCAAG AAGCTTGAAGATCAACAGGCAGACTGCACATCCTTTCTCGGGAGGATCAAACTGTTCCTAGACTTTGAGGAGCAAGCTTGGCAAAAGCGGTTCTCGGTGGACCTGGTTCTGGAGAGCAAGAATCTGAAGCTCAGGGTAGAGAAGCTGATGAAGATGAAGGGAAGGCTGGCAGAGGCTCTGGAGGGGTTACAACAGGCTCTGGCCATTCAGGACccactgctgctactgcag ACGTCACAGAGCACTGACTG gGGAGATCTTTATGAGAGTGAGTCATGTACTCGTCAGCTCCAGGAGGTGAGGGAGTGGCGAGGACCAAAGCCTGCTGCCTCTGCAAAGATCATGCCACTGTTCCAGACCCTGAGAGGGACATTTTCAG GAGATGATATCAAGCTGAACCCACGGTCAGCCCACCCTGGGTTAGAGTTGTGTGTTGCAAGTGGCTCACTGTGGTTGTCCAAGAACAAAGAACATGCAGGTGGTCCATACTCTGTTTTGGGCTGTGATGCCTTCAGAGGTGGAGTGCACCATTGGGAGGTCGTGGTTACGGATGTCCCTGGTTGGACGGTGGGCATCTCGTACGCACCTCGCCAGGGTGAGGCGGCCAGTGCAGGATTTGGCAGTGATGCCTCTTGGGCCTTGAGCTATACCGAAAGCAGAGGTCAGTTCTGTGCTGAACATGGCTGGTACAAGTTCTGTTTCACCAACCCCGCCCCTGGTTTGCCCAGCCGAATTGGAGTGTTTCTGGATGTGGACAGTGGCATCCTGTCATTTTATGATGCACTGAGACTGGAGCATCTACATACGTTCTATTGCTGCCTCCAAGCACCTGTCTACGCTGCTTTCAGTATTGATGTGGAACTAGAGGGAGAAAGCCTTACCAAGATCAGCGTTATTAACCCAGAGAAGAATCAGTGA
- the LOC134073502 gene encoding E3 ubiquitin-protein ligase TRIM41-like isoform X1, which yields MADSMSLDEDLICAVCRDIFVEPVTLPCGHNYCEECVNQLKRSSTEDESRRYTCPLCLAPCDVSIAFKKNIVLHNILEKYHKTRSSGHDCSICKGEQKLPAEKTCLNCEESYCTLHIMPHCENSVLRQHVLVNPISNISKLCKSHGKELELYCQTDHVALCVYCMLPSEAKHTEGHSVVKLSDATTNLKENCQAKLSDVRGNLSEVEQCLSDIENAASTSKKKLEDQQADCTSFLGRIKLFLDFEEQAWQKRFSVDLVLESKNLKLRVEKLMKMKGRLAEALEGLQQALAIQDPLLLLQTSQSTDWGDLYESESCTRQLQEVREWRGPKPAASAKIMPLFQTLRGTFSGDDIKLNPRSAHPGLELCVASGSLWLSKNKEHAGGPYSVLGCDAFRGGVHHWEVVVTDVPGWTVGISYAPRQGEAASAGFGSDASWALSYTESRGQFCAEHGWYKFCFTNPAPGLPSRIGVFLDVDSGILSFYDALRLEHLHTFYCCLQAPVYAAFSIDVELEGESLTKISVINPEKNQ from the exons ATGGCTGACAGTATGTCTTTGGACGAGGATCTCATTTGTGCAGTTTGTCGGGACATATTTGTGGAACCAGTTACCTTGCCATGTGGACACAACTATTGTGAAGAATGCGTCAATCAGTTAAAAAGATCATCGACTGAAGATGAATCACGGCGCTACACATGTCCACTTTGTTTAGCGCCGTGTGATGTGAGCATAGCTTTTAAGAAGAATATCGTCCTCCACAACATCCTGGAAAAATACCACAAAACCCGATCAAGTGGCCACGATTGTAGCATTTGCAAAGGCGAGCAGAAACTTCCGGCTGAAAAGACGTGTCTGAATTGTGAGGAGTCCTACTGCACCCTTCATATTATGCCACATTGTGAGAACAGTGTTCTGCGACAACACGTGCTTGTAAATCCTATATCCAACATCAGCAAATTGTGTAAATCACACGGAAAGGAGCTTGAACTTTACTGCCAGACAGACCAcgttgccctgtgtgtgtactgcatgttgCCTTCAGAGGCTAAACACACAGAAGGACACAGTGTCGTCAAATTGTCAGATGCAACAACAAATCTGAAG GAGAATTGCCAAGCCAAGCTTTCTGATGTAAGAGGAAATTTGTCAGAAGTAGAACAATGTCTGTCAGATATTGAGAACGCTGCATCCACTTCCAAG AAGAAGCTTGAAGATCAACAGGCAGACTGCACATCCTTTCTCGGGAGGATCAAACTGTTCCTAGACTTTGAGGAGCAAGCTTGGCAAAAGCGGTTCTCGGTGGACCTGGTTCTGGAGAGCAAGAATCTGAAGCTCAGGGTAGAGAAGCTGATGAAGATGAAGGGAAGGCTGGCAGAGGCTCTGGAGGGGTTACAACAGGCTCTGGCCATTCAGGACccactgctgctactgcag ACGTCACAGAGCACTGACTG gGGAGATCTTTATGAGAGTGAGTCATGTACTCGTCAGCTCCAGGAGGTGAGGGAGTGGCGAGGACCAAAGCCTGCTGCCTCTGCAAAGATCATGCCACTGTTCCAGACCCTGAGAGGGACATTTTCAG GAGATGATATCAAGCTGAACCCACGGTCAGCCCACCCTGGGTTAGAGTTGTGTGTTGCAAGTGGCTCACTGTGGTTGTCCAAGAACAAAGAACATGCAGGTGGTCCATACTCTGTTTTGGGCTGTGATGCCTTCAGAGGTGGAGTGCACCATTGGGAGGTCGTGGTTACGGATGTCCCTGGTTGGACGGTGGGCATCTCGTACGCACCTCGCCAGGGTGAGGCGGCCAGTGCAGGATTTGGCAGTGATGCCTCTTGGGCCTTGAGCTATACCGAAAGCAGAGGTCAGTTCTGTGCTGAACATGGCTGGTACAAGTTCTGTTTCACCAACCCCGCCCCTGGTTTGCCCAGCCGAATTGGAGTGTTTCTGGATGTGGACAGTGGCATCCTGTCATTTTATGATGCACTGAGACTGGAGCATCTACATACGTTCTATTGCTGCCTCCAAGCACCTGTCTACGCTGCTTTCAGTATTGATGTGGAACTAGAGGGAGAAAGCCTTACCAAGATCAGCGTTATTAACCCAGAGAAGAATCAGTGA